One genomic window of Pseudomonas sp. LFM046 includes the following:
- a CDS encoding amidase has protein sequence MSLPSDLHYLEMHELSLLIRSRKLSPVEVTEAQLARIEALDGTLRSYARVTPELALAQAREAEQALAKGVCHSPLHGIPLALKDLFDTAGVVTAAGMPLHADRVPQQDATVVARLREAGTVMLGKLQMTEGAFAINHPSIAPPVNPWGADHWTGASSSGCGVATAAGLCYASLGSDTGGSIRFPCAANGLTGLKPTWGRVSRFGAFEMAASLDHVGPITRSARDTLFLLSTIAGHDPLDPTSQPSVCLEVPGIDDSFRGLRVGIDERWLSDGVDPVIQRALQQIMRMVHEGGGQLRSVRMPDTREVSGNWEAHCGVQTAVAHAGTYPQRAAEYGPALSRLIDGGRALSGMDYQRILLAAQRFTGEVDALLHELDVVLAPVQPYAAPTHEQLANLALDPEANRRLIQFTAPFNVSGHPSLSLPLGLTEAGLPIGGQFIARKGGEAVLCRAGMAVQKLSDWHRLRPPAFA, from the coding sequence ATGAGCCTGCCCAGCGATCTTCACTACCTGGAAATGCATGAACTGTCGCTGCTGATCCGCAGTCGCAAGCTCTCCCCGGTCGAGGTGACCGAGGCCCAGCTGGCGCGGATCGAAGCGCTGGATGGCACGCTGCGCAGCTATGCCCGCGTCACACCTGAACTGGCCCTGGCGCAGGCCCGCGAGGCCGAGCAGGCGTTGGCCAAGGGTGTCTGCCACAGCCCTCTGCATGGCATCCCCTTGGCCCTCAAGGATCTGTTCGACACCGCCGGGGTGGTCACCGCCGCCGGCATGCCGCTGCACGCCGACCGTGTACCGCAGCAGGACGCCACGGTGGTGGCCCGCCTGCGCGAAGCCGGGACGGTGATGCTCGGCAAGCTGCAGATGACCGAGGGCGCCTTCGCCATCAACCATCCGAGCATCGCACCGCCGGTCAATCCCTGGGGTGCCGATCACTGGACCGGCGCTTCGTCCAGCGGCTGCGGCGTGGCCACGGCGGCGGGGCTGTGCTACGCCTCGCTGGGCAGCGACACCGGCGGCTCGATCCGCTTTCCCTGTGCGGCCAACGGTCTGACCGGGCTCAAGCCGACCTGGGGCCGGGTCAGTCGCTTCGGCGCCTTCGAGATGGCCGCCAGCCTGGATCATGTCGGGCCGATCACCCGCAGTGCCCGCGACACGCTGTTCCTGTTGTCGACCATCGCCGGTCACGACCCGCTCGACCCCACCTCGCAGCCGAGCGTCTGCCTGGAGGTGCCGGGGATCGATGACAGCTTCCGTGGCCTGCGCGTTGGCATCGACGAACGCTGGCTCAGCGACGGGGTCGACCCGGTGATCCAGCGCGCGCTGCAACAGATCATGCGGATGGTCCACGAGGGCGGCGGCCAGTTGCGCAGCGTACGGATGCCGGACACCCGCGAGGTGAGCGGCAACTGGGAGGCGCACTGCGGCGTGCAGACCGCCGTGGCGCACGCGGGCACCTATCCGCAGCGTGCCGCTGAGTACGGCCCGGCGCTGAGTCGCCTGATCGACGGCGGCCGTGCCCTGAGCGGCATGGACTACCAGCGCATCCTGCTCGCGGCACAGCGCTTCACCGGTGAAGTGGATGCCCTGTTGCATGAGCTGGACGTGGTGCTGGCGCCGGTGCAGCCCTATGCCGCGCCGACCCATGAGCAACTGGCCAACCTGGCGCTGGACCCGGAGGCCAACCGCCGGCTGATCCAGTTCACCGCACCGTTCAACGTCAGTGGCCATCCCAGCCTCAGCCTGCCGCTCGGGTTGACCGAGGCCGGCCTGCCGATCGGCGGCCAGTTCATTGCCCGCAAGGGCGGCGAGGCGGTGCTGTGCCGTGCCGGCATGGCCGTGCAGAAGCTCAGCGACTGGCATCGCCTGCGTCCGCCGGCGTTCGCCTGA
- a CDS encoding alpha/beta hydrolase: MSSISPGPSRFVSVDGVRLHYQLLGQDDGHLPVIFTHGGGPGSTAWSNFRLSAAAFAANRQCYFLDFAQFGGSDRVPVDGPLFTWHARKLLGFMDALGIARAHLINQSFGGGVALRLAAEHPQRVGRLIAIGSQPVDQGALAPLPLFSKHAANLMSDYYLAGDGPSLEKMRVLLQRYELHDDSRLEDETLRLRFEASNNPDFIRLLRTPGALGEWENLLPLLHQVQAPTLLCWGLHDWFGSVDVPMLMLNRLRDGHLHVFGNAAHHLQSECPDEFNRLALGFIGVDQ; encoded by the coding sequence ATGTCGTCTATCTCTCCCGGCCCGAGCCGGTTCGTCTCGGTCGATGGCGTGCGCCTGCACTATCAGCTCCTGGGGCAGGATGACGGGCATCTGCCGGTCATCTTCACCCACGGTGGCGGCCCGGGCAGTACCGCCTGGAGCAACTTCCGCCTGAGCGCGGCAGCCTTCGCCGCCAATCGGCAATGCTATTTCCTCGATTTCGCCCAGTTCGGCGGCTCCGACAGGGTGCCGGTGGACGGGCCGCTGTTCACCTGGCATGCGCGCAAGCTGCTGGGTTTCATGGATGCGCTGGGCATCGCCCGTGCCCATCTGATCAACCAGTCCTTTGGGGGCGGGGTGGCGCTGCGTCTGGCGGCGGAGCATCCGCAGCGGGTCGGCCGGTTGATCGCGATCGGCTCGCAGCCGGTCGATCAGGGGGCATTGGCGCCGCTGCCGCTGTTCAGCAAGCACGCCGCCAACCTGATGAGCGATTACTACCTGGCGGGCGACGGCCCCAGCCTGGAAAAGATGCGGGTGCTGCTGCAGCGCTACGAGCTGCACGACGACAGCCGGCTGGAGGACGAGACCCTGCGCCTGCGCTTCGAGGCCAGCAACAACCCGGACTTCATCCGCTTGCTGCGTACTCCGGGAGCCCTGGGCGAGTGGGAGAACCTGCTGCCGCTGCTGCACCAGGTGCAGGCGCCAACCCTGCTGTGCTGGGGACTGCACGACTGGTTCGGCAGCGTCGACGTGCCGATGCTGATGCTCAACCGCCTGCGCGACGGCCATCTGCACGTCTTCGGCAACGCCGCGCACCACCTGCAGAGCGAATGCCCGGACGAATTCAATCGTCTGGCCCTGGGATTTATCGGAGTCGATCAATGA
- a CDS encoding Rieske 2Fe-2S domain-containing protein — protein MSEQPTIRRRVVKTGISDARTNNAKTQSQYQPYKDAAWGFINHWYPALFTHELGEDQVEGLQICGVPIVLRRVNGKVFALKDQCLHRGVRLSEKPMCFNKSTISCWYHGFTFDLQSGELVTIIANPDDKLVGTTGITTYPVHEVNGMIFVFVREDDFPDEDVPPLSHDLPFRFPENSDRFPHPLWPSSPSVLDDNAQVRGMHRTGYGNWRIACENGFDNAHILVHKDNAIVHAMDWVLPLGILPTADDCISVIEDENGPKGLMQWLFTDKWKPILENETLGLKVDGLKGRFYRTSVVLPGVLMVENWPEEHVVQYEWYVPITDDTHEYWEILVRVCPTEEDRTKFDYRYKYMYEPLCLHGFNDCDLYAREAMQNFYSDGTGWDNEQLVATDVSPITWRKMASRWNRGIAKPGRGVAGARKDTSLIFKDTADGHRPGYRVRKIEE, from the coding sequence ATGTCCGAGCAGCCCACCATCCGCCGGCGTGTGGTTAAAACCGGTATCAGCGATGCCCGCACCAACAACGCCAAGACCCAGAGCCAGTACCAGCCTTACAAGGATGCCGCCTGGGGCTTCATCAACCACTGGTATCCGGCGCTGTTCACCCACGAGTTGGGCGAGGACCAGGTCGAAGGCCTGCAGATCTGCGGTGTGCCGATCGTGCTGCGTCGGGTCAACGGCAAGGTCTTCGCGCTGAAGGACCAGTGCCTGCACCGTGGCGTGCGCCTGTCCGAAAAGCCGATGTGCTTCAACAAGAGCACCATCTCCTGCTGGTACCACGGCTTCACCTTCGATCTGCAGAGCGGCGAGCTGGTGACCATCATCGCCAACCCGGACGACAAGCTGGTGGGCACCACCGGTATCACCACCTACCCGGTGCATGAGGTCAACGGCATGATCTTCGTCTTCGTGCGTGAAGACGACTTCCCCGACGAGGACGTGCCGCCGCTGTCCCACGACCTGCCGTTCCGTTTCCCGGAAAACAGTGATCGCTTCCCGCACCCGCTGTGGCCGTCCTCGCCGAGCGTGCTGGACGACAACGCGCAGGTTCGCGGCATGCACCGTACCGGTTATGGCAACTGGCGGATCGCCTGCGAGAACGGCTTCGACAACGCCCACATCCTGGTGCACAAGGACAACGCCATCGTCCATGCGATGGACTGGGTGTTGCCGCTGGGCATCCTGCCGACCGCCGACGACTGCATCAGCGTGATCGAGGACGAGAACGGGCCGAAGGGCCTGATGCAGTGGCTGTTCACCGACAAGTGGAAGCCGATCCTGGAGAACGAGACCCTGGGTCTGAAGGTCGACGGCCTGAAGGGTCGCTTCTACCGCACGTCGGTGGTCCTGCCGGGCGTGCTGATGGTGGAAAACTGGCCGGAAGAGCACGTCGTGCAGTACGAGTGGTACGTGCCGATCACCGACGACACCCACGAGTACTGGGAAATCCTGGTGCGTGTGTGCCCGACCGAAGAAGACCGCACGAAATTCGACTACCGCTACAAGTACATGTACGAGCCGCTGTGCCTGCACGGCTTCAACGACTGCGACCTGTACGCCCGCGAAGCCATGCAGAACTTCTACTCCGACGGCACCGGCTGGGACAACGAGCAGCTGGTGGCCACCGACGTGTCGCCGATCACCTGGCGCAAGATGGCCTCGCGCTGGAACCGCGGCATCGCCAAGCCGGGACGCGGCGTGGCCGGTGCGCGCAAGGACACCAGCCTGATCTTCAAGGACACCGCCGACGGTCATCGTCCGGGCTACAGGGTCCGCAAGATCGAAGAGTGA
- a CDS encoding AraC family transcriptional regulator — protein MEQLTFRPVTPPEAVLARYEICHTRDLEEARQIGEKIFCANRLCSVDGRGSVDARVYYRRFGGIGIGRMSYGGAVTITPGVLDTFALIQMPIYGEERIEQGQKSVLSNSRMGTVINAHTPILINHAPNTEKLIIRVDRSLIERHCQQLLGRTLRSNIEFESSLPLDTEAGARWLRMVSWVYDSLSVDDELSPLLTAQMEAGLVNLLLTNHPHNYSSELSSDGRSLAPSFVKRVERYIEEHAHEPISIVDMAEHAGVSSRSLFTGFRRYRNTSPMLYLKEVRLRHVNEELQRLSPGSDTVTAVAFRWGFSHLGHFTTDYKRRFGESPSETLAR, from the coding sequence ATGGAACAGCTGACTTTTCGTCCGGTTACTCCACCGGAAGCGGTGCTTGCACGCTACGAAATTTGCCATACCCGCGACCTGGAAGAAGCCCGCCAGATCGGTGAGAAGATCTTCTGCGCGAACCGTCTCTGCAGTGTCGATGGCCGTGGCTCGGTCGATGCCCGCGTGTACTACCGGCGCTTCGGCGGCATCGGCATCGGCCGCATGAGCTATGGCGGCGCCGTCACCATCACGCCGGGCGTGCTCGATACCTTTGCGCTGATTCAGATGCCCATCTATGGCGAGGAGCGGATCGAGCAGGGGCAGAAAAGCGTTCTGAGCAATTCGCGCATGGGCACGGTGATCAACGCCCATACGCCGATCCTGATCAATCATGCGCCGAACACGGAGAAGCTGATCATCCGTGTCGATCGCAGCCTGATCGAGCGGCATTGCCAGCAATTGCTCGGTCGTACCCTGCGCAGCAACATCGAGTTCGAGTCGAGCCTGCCGCTGGATACCGAGGCCGGAGCGCGCTGGCTGCGCATGGTCAGCTGGGTGTACGACAGCCTGTCGGTGGACGATGAACTGTCGCCCTTGCTGACGGCGCAGATGGAGGCCGGTCTGGTCAATCTGCTGCTGACCAATCACCCCCACAATTATTCGAGCGAGCTGAGTTCCGACGGCCGTTCGCTGGCGCCCTCGTTCGTCAAGCGCGTGGAGCGCTACATCGAGGAGCACGCCCACGAGCCGATCTCCATCGTCGACATGGCCGAGCACGCGGGCGTCAGCAGCCGCTCCCTGTTCACGGGCTTTCGTCGCTACCGCAACACCTCGCCGATGCTGTACCTGAAGGAAGTTCGCCTGCGCCACGTCAACGAGGAACTGCAGCGCCTGAGCCCCGGCAGCGACACGGTAACGGCGGTCGCCTTCCGCTGGGGCTTCAGCCACCTCGGGCATTTCACCACCGACTACAAGCGCCGCTTCGGCGAGAGCCCGTCGGAGACGCTCGCACGTTGA
- a CDS encoding cupin domain-containing protein → MRANCVVTGHDGAGRSRIVSAGPIAGDESFVHSPGFSAALFWKTEAEPLVGAVQPEPLARIESVLPAAGGTCAMLVTFPPESAGMPTPEQLQAAGEEMAARLPGLAELFEADAPGFHRSDTIDYGVLVEGQLTLHLDEGEPTVLNAGDVVVQMGTRHAWRNTGNTPARMMFVMVGAERR, encoded by the coding sequence ATGCGCGCCAATTGCGTGGTGACCGGGCATGACGGTGCAGGCCGTTCCCGTATCGTCAGCGCCGGCCCAATTGCCGGCGACGAATCCTTCGTGCACAGCCCGGGCTTCAGTGCCGCGCTGTTCTGGAAGACCGAGGCCGAGCCGCTGGTGGGCGCTGTCCAGCCCGAACCCCTGGCCCGGATCGAGTCGGTTCTGCCAGCGGCCGGCGGTACCTGCGCCATGCTGGTGACCTTCCCGCCGGAGTCGGCAGGTATGCCCACCCCGGAGCAACTGCAGGCCGCGGGTGAGGAGATGGCCGCTCGCCTGCCGGGGCTGGCGGAGCTGTTCGAGGCGGATGCCCCCGGTTTCCACCGCAGCGACACCATCGACTACGGCGTGCTCGTCGAGGGACAGCTGACCCTGCACCTGGATGAAGGCGAGCCGACCGTGCTGAACGCCGGTGATGTGGTGGTGCAGATGGGTACCCGACACGCATGGCGTAACACGGGTAACACTCCGGCACGCATGATGTTCGTCATGGTCGGTGCCGAGCGCCGATAA
- a CDS encoding alcohol dehydrogenase catalytic domain-containing protein: MTMMHAARLHEIGGKFVVDEVPRPTPGPHDVLVKVEASGVIPNLKNVTTHFPEWYPFLPLPALPAIFGLDSAGTVTAVGSAVTAFKPGDRVYVNPGVGCGECRHCREGDAPRCEAYTFMGYFGFGPGSQKVFERYPYAGYGQYMTAHGHSLVRLPDCLSFAEATRFGYLGTAYAAIRKAALRPSQNILILGASGTLGVGAALLALAFGAARVLVAARDQAALERLQALDPRRVVPIHIGERSIHEQVRALLPAGIDSMLDTLGAKAPTELSVDAMQAVGRGGRIVQIGGVAGPIPIDPHPFMCAQLQYIGSLWFTTREGEEMASMVESGILDLSQLESRAYPLEKLNEALEAIQAQGNGFTNFHILHR, from the coding sequence ATGACAATGATGCACGCTGCCCGTCTGCATGAGATCGGCGGAAAGTTCGTGGTCGATGAAGTGCCCAGGCCCACACCCGGGCCGCACGATGTGCTGGTGAAGGTCGAGGCATCCGGTGTGATCCCGAACCTGAAGAACGTCACCACGCATTTTCCCGAGTGGTATCCATTCCTGCCGTTGCCCGCGCTGCCGGCGATCTTCGGCCTGGATTCGGCCGGCACGGTTACCGCCGTCGGCTCCGCCGTCACGGCGTTCAAGCCTGGCGACCGGGTCTATGTGAATCCGGGGGTGGGTTGCGGCGAATGCCGCCATTGCCGCGAAGGCGATGCGCCGCGCTGCGAGGCCTACACCTTCATGGGCTATTTCGGTTTTGGCCCCGGCTCGCAGAAGGTGTTCGAGCGCTACCCCTATGCCGGTTACGGCCAGTACATGACGGCCCATGGCCACAGCCTGGTGCGTCTGCCGGATTGCCTGAGCTTCGCCGAGGCGACCCGTTTCGGGTATCTGGGCACCGCCTATGCGGCGATCCGCAAGGCCGCCCTGCGCCCGTCGCAGAACATCCTGATTCTCGGCGCCAGCGGCACCCTGGGTGTGGGCGCCGCGTTGCTGGCCCTGGCGTTCGGCGCGGCCCGCGTACTGGTGGCCGCCCGTGACCAGGCGGCGCTGGAGCGTTTGCAGGCCCTCGATCCGCGCCGCGTGGTGCCGATCCACATCGGCGAGAGGAGCATCCATGAGCAAGTGCGCGCTCTGCTGCCGGCTGGTATTGATTCGATGCTCGATACCCTGGGCGCCAAGGCGCCGACCGAGCTGTCGGTGGATGCCATGCAGGCCGTCGGCCGTGGCGGCCGCATCGTGCAGATCGGTGGCGTGGCCGGTCCGATTCCGATCGATCCGCACCCCTTCATGTGCGCGCAGCTCCAGTACATCGGCTCGCTGTGGTTCACCACCCGCGAGGGCGAAGAGATGGCGAGCATGGTGGAGTCGGGGATTCTCGATCTGTCGCAACTGGAGTCGCGCGCCTATCCCCTGGAGAAGCTCAACGAAGCGCTGGAGGCGATCCAGGCGCAGGGTAATGGTTTCACCAACTTCCACATCCTTCACCGGTGA
- a CDS encoding DUF1329 domain-containing protein — protein sequence MSASRFALRYTLAAGLIAAAGSIPSLAVAAELPAGTVISAENIDQIKNDTFEGHSIASLLTEKMEWRIRNSGWKLPLAASKEVPLDPRWVKASQANAGKASINKEACRVDNWGAGEPFPEIDMKDPQAAEKLMWNWHLGQLVGDVSQVPQFTQLLIDGKKGVHAEPVAEFSRYTMKGRLTGDSTVEGDGSERGRQLLYFKSPSDMKGLGTYTQMYDSEKVNDVWAYIPAVRRIRRLSGGAWMDPVGSSDQLQDDLDAFNARPCWYPEYKLVEKRWVLAAANSKTGLWNPNGKSFAEKYPVLDDKAPYWNMNNNNFEPREVYVIEAITPSVHPYSKKVLYMDVKYPRFYYAEAYNRKGEFWKFMEFHSYANTADGDVRTTASAVIDFQRNHATLSLIDTAAWKTNFDAKASNFSLQTLQSAGR from the coding sequence ATGAGCGCATCCCGTTTCGCCCTGCGGTACACCCTGGCGGCCGGCCTGATCGCCGCTGCCGGCAGCATCCCGTCCCTGGCCGTTGCCGCCGAACTGCCCGCCGGTACCGTGATCTCCGCCGAGAACATCGACCAGATCAAGAACGACACCTTCGAGGGACACAGCATCGCCAGCCTGCTGACCGAGAAGATGGAGTGGCGCATCCGCAACAGCGGCTGGAAGCTGCCGCTGGCCGCCTCGAAGGAGGTGCCTCTGGACCCGCGCTGGGTCAAGGCCTCCCAGGCCAACGCGGGCAAGGCCAGCATCAACAAGGAAGCCTGCCGGGTGGACAACTGGGGCGCGGGTGAGCCGTTCCCCGAGATCGATATGAAGGACCCGCAGGCCGCGGAAAAACTCATGTGGAACTGGCACCTCGGCCAACTGGTGGGGGATGTCTCCCAGGTGCCGCAGTTCACCCAGTTGCTGATCGACGGCAAGAAGGGCGTCCACGCCGAGCCGGTGGCGGAGTTCAGCCGCTACACCATGAAGGGCCGACTCACCGGCGACAGTACCGTGGAGGGTGACGGCAGCGAGCGTGGTCGTCAGCTGCTCTACTTCAAGTCGCCTTCCGACATGAAGGGGCTGGGCACCTACACCCAGATGTACGACTCGGAAAAGGTCAACGACGTGTGGGCCTACATCCCGGCCGTGCGCCGCATTCGCCGCCTCTCCGGTGGCGCCTGGATGGACCCGGTGGGTTCTTCCGATCAGCTGCAGGACGACCTGGACGCCTTCAACGCCCGTCCCTGCTGGTACCCCGAGTACAAACTGGTGGAAAAACGCTGGGTGCTCGCCGCGGCCAACAGCAAGACCGGCCTGTGGAACCCGAACGGCAAGAGCTTTGCCGAGAAATACCCGGTGCTCGACGACAAGGCGCCGTACTGGAACATGAACAACAACAACTTCGAGCCGCGTGAGGTCTACGTGATCGAAGCGATCACACCGTCGGTGCATCCCTACAGCAAGAAGGTGCTGTACATGGATGTGAAGTACCCGCGTTTCTACTACGCCGAGGCCTATAACCGCAAAGGCGAGTTCTGGAAGTTCATGGAATTCCATTCCTACGCCAACACCGCCGATGGCGATGTCCGTACCACCGCCAGCGCGGTCATCGATTTCCAGCGCAATCACGCCACGCTGTCGCTGATCGACACCGCAGCCTGGAAGACCAACTTCGACGCCAAGGCCAGCAACTTCTCCCTGCAGACCTTGCAGTCGGCGGGCCGCTGA
- a CDS encoding DUF1302 family protein, with translation MNKNHIPAALRRASIDKLALAISLGTVALSALADDSFHYDGYLREELSWNTKDWGDTPGFDDKGKLSMARSTVRLNLDWKATEDISVVAKLRASREVETDFLEHLEEMGANNFREADGRGDIMELYDDEQIRELYVDFPVGERLSFRIGKQQLAWGETDFFAANDLVHGFDFTWRNFLEPANEELRKTNNIIKMNIDVPELEGGLEAFVRPGLDRKDDIGTELDIYGGRWSGNPYAGVDFRNIDPYNFENDEGDYKDFTGGLRWSGLYGDLNYSLSYLRTFYNSPILNASNNLALIGLPNVPSGAETHGTDQTRGVAGEVIYPIVDIFGFTASGYSDAADAVFSTEMAYIKDAPYQITLDNPTVLSQFIAPGFDGFTRKDVIAAMVRMDKNFAFTQELLGTEKPMFFSVQLFDKWVQNFDEDDGLLYSVGWGGKVKEHSVLATTIFDLSYDSGRVHPQLVLGSDLSNGGGFAIPSVTFELSSKWRWKVEYDAFWDDAHRDASKCVPGQMNNCDSTTLFGVFHDRDQVYTSLTYLF, from the coding sequence ATGAACAAGAATCACATCCCGGCCGCGCTCAGGCGTGCGTCGATCGACAAGCTCGCCCTCGCGATTTCACTGGGCACCGTCGCCCTGTCGGCGCTGGCCGACGACAGCTTCCACTACGACGGCTACCTGCGCGAAGAGCTGTCCTGGAACACCAAGGATTGGGGCGACACCCCCGGCTTCGATGACAAGGGCAAATTGTCCATGGCTCGCAGCACCGTTCGCCTCAACCTGGACTGGAAGGCCACGGAAGACATTTCGGTCGTCGCCAAGCTGCGGGCCAGCCGCGAGGTCGAAACCGATTTCCTCGAACACCTCGAAGAGATGGGCGCCAACAACTTCCGCGAAGCGGATGGCCGGGGCGACATCATGGAGCTCTACGACGATGAGCAGATCCGCGAGCTCTACGTCGACTTCCCGGTGGGCGAGCGCCTGTCCTTCCGCATCGGCAAGCAGCAGCTGGCCTGGGGCGAGACCGACTTCTTCGCCGCCAACGACCTGGTGCACGGTTTCGACTTCACCTGGCGCAACTTCCTCGAACCGGCCAACGAGGAACTGCGCAAGACCAACAACATCATCAAGATGAACATCGATGTGCCGGAGCTGGAGGGTGGCCTGGAGGCCTTCGTCCGTCCCGGGCTGGATCGCAAGGACGACATCGGCACCGAGCTGGACATCTACGGCGGGCGCTGGTCGGGCAATCCGTACGCCGGCGTCGATTTCCGCAACATCGACCCCTACAACTTCGAGAACGACGAAGGCGATTACAAGGACTTCACCGGCGGCCTGCGCTGGAGCGGCCTGTACGGCGACCTCAACTACTCGCTGTCGTACCTCCGGACCTTCTACAACTCGCCGATCCTCAACGCCTCGAACAACCTCGCGCTGATCGGCCTGCCCAACGTGCCGTCCGGCGCCGAGACCCACGGCACCGACCAGACCCGCGGTGTGGCCGGCGAAGTCATCTACCCGATCGTCGACATCTTCGGCTTCACCGCCAGCGGCTACTCCGATGCGGCCGACGCGGTGTTCAGCACCGAGATGGCCTACATCAAGGACGCCCCGTACCAGATCACGCTGGACAACCCGACCGTGCTGAGCCAGTTCATTGCCCCCGGCTTCGACGGCTTCACCCGCAAGGACGTGATCGCGGCCATGGTCCGCATGGACAAGAACTTCGCCTTCACCCAGGAGCTGCTGGGGACGGAAAAGCCGATGTTCTTCTCGGTGCAACTGTTCGACAAATGGGTGCAGAACTTCGACGAGGATGACGGGCTGCTCTACAGCGTGGGCTGGGGTGGCAAGGTCAAGGAGCATTCGGTCCTGGCCACCACCATCTTCGACCTCAGCTACGACAGCGGGCGCGTCCACCCACAACTGGTGCTGGGCTCGGACCTGAGCAATGGCGGCGGTTTCGCCATTCCGTCGGTGACCTTCGAGCTGTCCAGCAAGTGGCGCTGGAAGGTCGAGTACGACGCCTTCTGGGATGACGCCCACCGGGACGCCTCCAAGTGCGTGCCCGGACAGATGAACAACTGCGACAGCACCACCCTGTTCGGCGTGTTCCACGACCGCGATCAGGTCTACACCAGCCTGACCTACCTGTTCTGA